The Candidatus Desulfovibrio trichonymphae region CGCGATGCGGCAGAACTGCTGCGCGGCCGGAAAGTGGACAAAAATGTGCGCTGCATTGTGCTGCCATCTACGCCGACGGTGTGGAAACAATGCCTCAGAGAAGGCCTTATAGAAATTTTCATGGATGCGGGTTGTATTGTGGGCCCCTGCACCTGCGGCCCCTGTCTTGGCGGGCACATGGGAATTCTTGGCGACAACGAGCGGGCCGTATCTACCACAAACCGCAATTTTAAAGGCCGCATGGGCAGCCTTTCCTCTGAGGTCTATCTGGCCGGCCCTGTTGTGGCCGCCGCCTCGGCTGTGGCCGGCTGCGTGGCCGGGCCGGAGCAGATAGGCGCGTAGACGCGAAGAGAACAATATCTGCCGGCCTTGCAGGCATTATTTTCCACAGCATGACGATCAGGGGGACAGCATGAACTACAAAGGTACAGCCCACACAGTGGGAGACCATATTGACACGGACGCCATTATCCCTGCACGTTATCTCGTTACCACGGACGAAAAGATTCTTGGCGTAAAATGCATGTCAGGTCTCGCACCGGACTGGGTCAAGCGCGTACGCAAAGGTGACATTCTGGTGGGCGGGCGCAACTTTGGCTGCGGTTCTTCGCGTGAACACGCGCCCATAGCCATTCTGGGGGCGGGCATGCCTGTGGTCATTGCCCACAGCTTTGCGCGTATTTTTTACCGCAACGCCTTCAATATGGGCCTCTTGCTTATGGAGGCGGGTGATGAGGCAAACAAAATTCAGGAAGGCGACGAACTGGAAATCATCCCCGAAGAAGGGCGCGTCCGCGACATAACACGCGGCCTTGAGATCGTTTGCCCGCCGCTGCCCGCATCCATGTCAGGAATTCTGGCGGCCGGCGGGCTGGTGGGTTATGTCAAAGAACGTCTCCAAAAATCCTGAAGAGCAAACCATGAAAAAACACATATGTCTGCTTGAAGGCGACGGCATCGGCCCGGAAATTCTCGCACAGGGCGTTGACGCCATCACGACAGCCGCCCGCAAGACCGGCCATGAACTGACATTTGCAAAGGCGCTGATAGGCGGGGCGGCCCTGGACGCCACAGGTGAGCCCCTGCCCTCGGAAACAGTGGAAACATGCCGCAATGCCGACGCAGTGTATCTTGCCGCCGTCGGCGGCCCGAAATGGGATGCCGCAAATCCGGAGAAAAGGCCGGAGAAGGGTTTGCTCGGCATACGCAAAAGCCTTGGCCTGTTCGCCAACCTGCGCCCGGCCATGCTGATGCCCGAACTCGCCGGCGCGTGCCTGTTGCACCCCAAAACAGCCGCCGAGGGGCTGGATCTGATCGTTGTGCGCGAACTCACGGGTGATGTTTACTTTGGCGAGCCGCGCGGCATTATCATGCGCGACGGCCTGCGCACGGGCGTCAACACCATGCTGTACACGGAAGAAGGAATCCGCCGCATCGCAAAAGTGGCCTTTGAAACAGCACGGCTACGCCGTAAAAAAGTATGCTCTGTCGACAAAAGCAACGTGCTTGAAACCTCGCGCCTGTGGCGTGAGGTCGTTATTGCCGTGCACAAAGACTACGGCGATGTGGAACTCAGCCACATGTATGTGGACAACGCGGCCATGCAGCTTGTGCGCGCGCCTTCACAGTTTGACGTTATCCTCACCGGCAATCTTTTCGGCGATATCCTTTCAGACGAGGCGGCCGTGATTACAGGCTCGCTCGGTATGCTGCCTTCATCTGCACTTGGGGACGACGGGCCCGGACTTTTTGAACCGACACACGGCTCGGCACCGGATATAGCGGGGCAGGACAAGGCAAATCCCCTTGCCGCCATTCTTTCCGGCGCCATGCTGCTGCGCCTTGGGCTGAACATACCCGAAGCGGCTTCCCTTGTTGAGAACGCGGTTCGCCAAGCACTGCGCGATGGTTTTCGCACTTTCGATATTATGGAACCGGGAAAAACCTTGGTCGGCTGCAGGGCTATGGGCCAAAAAGTCATTGAAAATATTGGCAAGGCATACTAAACGGGACAAAAAAATTCAGAGTCGGACGCCGTCCGGCTTTATGGCCGGCCAATACCCTGAACAGCGGCTTGAGCCGCCGGAATAAGCAGCTTGGCAGACCAGTAGTGTGCCGTTCCACAGGCTTCTATGCCTATAACAATGCCCGTCACGCGCCGCGAATCCAGTATGTGTCAAACCCGTCGTTGAGGCGGCCGTCTTCGATGTCTTTAAATTCAGCCTGAAGGAAAAGGCGGTGGTATTCCGTCCTTGTGCGCCGCCAACCCCAGAACTGCTGGCGGCGAATGCTGAGGCAGTGCAGTACCCCGCGTATAATTATTTTGAGTGTATTGACAAGACTGCCTATAAAGGAATCCTCCTGCAGCAACGATGCGGAAAGACACATCAGCTCGCCGCCCGGGGCGAGCAGTGCGCGCAGCTCACCGAGCAGATGCGCCATTCCGCGTGTGGGGATGCCGTAATCCACTGCGGAAAGGTATATCATGTCGTAGCAGACGTCAGAAGGCAAACAGGCGGGAGGCAGGCCGATATATATGCGCTCGACCGGGATATGCTTGCGCAGCCATTTCATGCCGACAGTGCTTGGCTCATTGACGTGCAGTTCTATCTTCGGCATTTCGTCCAGCAGCATTTTTTCCATATAGCCTACGCCGCTGCCGATGGAGAGCACACGCACCGGGCCGGTTTTTTTCTGCATGGCGCGCAGGCGCCCGGCAAGCCAGCAGGCGTCCTTGCGCTTGTTGGCGCGCCAGCCAGCTGGCAAAGAGTCCCAGTTTTTGTAGCGGCGGAAGAGTTCTTCATAGAAAATGGCGTAAAAGCGCGGTTCCGCCAGATGAAAAAAGGAAATGTGCGAAAAGGCGGTAAACGGTATTCCCTGCCAGCTTTCCTGATAAAAACGCCGCACTGTAAGCCTCCGAAATGTTGTCCCGACCGTTATCCGCGATCTTCCAGCGCGGCGACGGAAGGCAGCACTTTGCCCTCCAGAAGTTCCAGCGACGCGCCGCTGCCGGTTGAAATATACCCCATTTTGTCCGCCAGGCCATAGCCTTCCACTGCCGCCACAGAATCGCCGCCGCCCACGACAACAAAAGCTTTTGAATTCGCCAGGATAGTTGCCAGAGCCTTTGTGCCCGCGCCGAAGGGATCGGTTTCAAACGCGCCCACAGGCCCGTTCCAGACAACGGTTGCCGCCTTGTCCAGCAACGCGGCATAACGTTCCACAGTTTTTGGGCCTATATCCAGAATCATCTCTTTGTCCTGCACAGCGCCGGCCTCTCGTGACACGGCCTTTTGGCCGGGCGCCAGTTCAGCGGCCGTCACCAGGTCTACCGGCAAAGGCAGTTCCTTGCCCTGGGTTTTTGCCTGATTCATGATTTTTTCAGCTTCGGGAATCAAATCCCTTTCGCAAAACGAGGCCCCCACATTGCAGCCCGCCGCGGCCAGAAAGGTATTGGCAATGCCACCGCCCACAATCAGGCTATCTATCTTGTCAAGCAAATTCTTCAGAATGCCCAGTTTTGTGGAAACCTTGGAACCTCCGATGACGGCGACAAGCGGCCGTTGCGGCCTGTCCATCACTTTGGCGAAAGCCGCAAGCTCGGCAGCCATCAGCAGGCCGACGCATGCTACAGGCGCAAGGTGAACCGCCCCTTCGGTAGAGGCGTGCGCACGGTGGGCCGCGCCGAAGGCGTCCATCACATACACATCACCAAGTGCCGCGAGTTTCGCGGCAAGCGTCGGGTCATTTTTTTTTTCGCCTTTGAGAAAACGCACATTTTCCATCAACACGCACTGCCCCGGAGCGGCCTTGGCGTCTTCAAACCCGGCGACAAGCGGCACGGCAAGGCCCAACAGTTTCGTCAGACGCTCGGCTACGGGCTTGAGTGAAAACTGCTCTTCGTACTGTTCTTCTGTCGGACGGCCCAAATGCGAAAGCACAATAACGCCTGCACCACCGGCAAGCGCTGTTTCTATGGTGGACAAAGCGGCGCGGATGCGCTTGTCGTTCGTGATATGCCCGTCTTTCATAGGGGCATTGAGATCCTGCCGGATAACAAGTGTTTTTCTTTTGATATCAACCTCTTGTAATTGTTTAATGGGCATGGTCTCTTCCGTGTGGTTCTATTGATGGACCTTTTTGTCTGTGGCGCTGAGAAGAGCCTTGGCCATATTCAGCAGATGATCAGAAGTGAAGCCGAAGCGTTCACACAAAACCGACGCGGGAGCGGATGCGCCGAATGTTGCCATGCCCAGCACAGCGCCGTCCAGACCGACATATTTGCGCCAGTAGTCCGGCGCCGCGGCTTCCACGGCAATGCGCGCGCGGCAGGCGTCCGGCAGCACGCTTTCTTTGTAGCCGTCATCCTGCGCGTCAAAAATTTCGGCGCAGGGCAGGGAAACCACGCGAGCCCGTCGGCTCCCTTCCTCCGGGGCGGCAAGACGTTCGGCCGTCTCCACGGCAAGGGCGACTTCCGAGCCTGTCGCCAGCAAAATGATCTCCGGCGCGCCTTCACAGTCATGCAGCACGTAACCGCCTTTCGCGACAACGGCAAGCTGCGCCGCGTCACGCGGCATAAACTGCAGTTTCTGGCGCGAAAGCGAAAGGCAGACAGGAGTATGGCGGCTTGCCAGAGCGCACTTCCAGGCGGCGACCGTTTCAACGCTGTCGCAGGGCCGCCAGAGCAGGAGGTTGGGCGTGGCGCGCAGGGCCGCGATCTGCTCCACAGGCTGATGCGTGGGACCGTCTTCTCCCACGCCGATGGAATCATGCGTGAAAACCCATACTAAGCGAAGGCCCATGAGCGCGGCAAGACGCACGGCGTTTTTTGCCTGATCCGAAAAAGCCATGAACGTGCCGGCGTAGGGCATAAAGCCGCCGTGCAGGGCAAGTCCGTTCATAATGGTGCCCATGCCGAACTCCCGGACACCATAAGAGAGATAATTGCCTTTGTATGTCGCTGTATTGAGGCGTTGTGAGGCTTTTACGGCAGTACCCACAGAACCGGACAAATCCGCCGAACCACCGATCAACTCCGGCATGCGCGGCACAAGATGTTCCAGCACTTTTTGGGAAGCCGCGCGCGTAGCCGCGTTTTCCTTTTCGTCCAGCACTTCGCACAGCAGATTTTGCATGAACGCTGACCAGTCAGTCGGCAGATCTCCGGCCATGCGCCGGGAAAATTCCGCAGCCGACTCCGGAAAAACTTTTTTGTAGGAGGCAAAGGTCGCATTCCATCTGTCTTCAGCCTCCTGTCCTGCCGCGCGGGCGTTCCAGGCTGCATAGACAGTTTCGGGGACGACAAAGGGAGGTTCTGTCCAGTTCAGAGTTTTTCGCGCGGCCTGCGCGGCTTTCGCGCCAAGAGGGGCACCGTGGCTTTTTTCCGAGTCGGCCTTGGGTGAGCCGAAGCCAATGTGCGTGCGGCAGACAACAAGACTCGGGTGGGCTATTTCTGCCCGTGCCGCGGCCAGCGCCGCGTCCAGGGCTGCTCCATCGTGCCCGTCAACCGGGCCGATGACCTGCCAGCCGTAAGCGATAAATCGCGCCGCGACATCTTCATTGTACCAGTCGTCAATACGGCCGTCTATGGATATGCCGTTGGAATCATACAGCACAATGAGTTTGCCCAGACCCCAAATCCCTGCAAGGGAACAGGCTTCGTGCGAAACGCCTTCCATCAGGCATCCGTCGCCACAAAAGACGTAGGTGCGGTGATCCACCACACAGTGCTCGTTCGTATTGAAGCGTGCGGCAAGCATGCGTTCGGCAAGCGCCATGCCCACGGCTGAGGCTATGCCCTGACCGAGGGGCCCGGTTGTCATTTCCACGCCGGGGCAGACATGATTTTCCGGATGGCCCGGCGTTTTTGAACCCCACTGGCGAAAGTTCTTTATGTCGGCGAGGGAGATGTCATAGCCTGTAAGATGCAGCACCGCATAATAGAGCATGGAGGCGTGGCCGTTGGAAAGCACAAAACGATCCCGGTCAGGCCAGGCGGGATTTGACGGATTGTGCCTGAAGCCATGCCGCCAGAGGGCTTCGGCCATGTCGGCCATGCCGAGCGGCGCACCGGGATGGCCGGAACCGGCTTTTTCAATGGCGTCAATGGCAAGTGCGCGAACGGCGTTAGCGCATTCTCTTCGCGTGGGCATAGTTCTGCCTGGACTTAACATGACGCAGGCGGTTCACGACGCCAGCCGCAGGCCTTGTCCAATGCGGGGCGCGGAGGCAGATGCTCCGCAGCGCGCATAAACGCCGCCAGCCGCGCGTCATAGGGTTTATGGCCGAAAAACGCCGAGCCGGAAACCAGTATGTCCGCCCCCGCTTCCATAATGGCCGCTGTATTTTCAGGGCACACGCCGCCGTCCACCTGAACGGGCGTGTCCTGTGCGCCGGTGGCGGCCAGCAGCGCGCGGGCGGCGCGGATTTTGTCATATGCTTCCGGAAGAAAGGACTGCCCAGAAAATCCTGGATTGACGCCCATCAGAAGCAACATGTCCAGGTCAGGAGCAAGCCAGCGCAGGGAGGAAATATCTGTGCCGGGGTTAAAGGCCAGACCCGACTTGAGCCCCATGTCGCGAATGGCCGCGAGCGTGCGTCGAGGGTTGCGGTCTGCTTCCGCATGCAGCACCAGCATGTCGGCCCCGGCGTCCCTGAAGTCGTGCAGATACCGGGCGGGATATTCAATCATCAGGTGCACGTCGAAAAAAAGTCTGCTGTGAGGTCGTATGGCCCTGATCAAAGGAGGGCCGAAAGTTATGTTCGGCACAAAAGAGCCGTCCATAATGTCCAGATGCAGCCATCTCACGCCCGCGTCTTCCAAGGCGGAGAGTTCCGCGACAAGACAGGAAAGATCGGCGGAAAGCAGTGAGGGAGAAAGAATCATTTTCCTTTTCCCTCATGACCGACCGGCCAATAAACGCCGCACAGCCGTAATTTCACGTATCACCATCTGCATGAAGGTCGGGTCAGGCACAGCCGTCACGCGTGCGGGCAGATTTTCATCCAGCACGGCGCTGCCTTCCAGCAGGCGACGCGCGCCCTCAATTGTCATGCCCTGTTCATGGAGCAATTGCTGTATGCGCCGCAGAAGGGTCACATCCGCTTCGGTGTAAAGACGTTGTCCCTTGTCTGTACGCGAAGGGGCAAGCTGCGGAAATTCCGTTTCCCAGAAGCGCAGGACATGCGTCTTCAGGTTGAGCAGTTCCGCCGCTTCGCCGATGCGATATATTTTTTCCGACATGCGCACTCCCCGTTCAAGGAAACAGGATCAGGTTTGTCTCCGGCCGGGGCGAATGGCGGTTTACACGCGTACGCCCAGAGCCTCCACCAGTGATTGTGCCACTTTCCCCCTCTCTTTGTCCACTTCCGCGTCTTTGAGAGTTCGGCCGGGGTGGCGGAAGGTCAAACGAAAGGTCAAATGGCGCTCCGCGCCCTCCTGCGGCTCGAACACGTCCGCTAAAAAGGCTTCGGCAAGCAGCGGCAGGGAAAGTTTTGCCATATGGTCAAGCACATGGCTCACGCGCAGGCCCGACCCGGCTATGACCGTGATGTCGCGGCGCACCGGGGGGTAAAGCGGCAGGGGCGCGAATCGCACACAGGCCACGTCGTGCATGGCGTACAGCGCATCAAGATTGAATTCGGCAAGCCACACGCCCTTGCGCGCGTGAAAAGCATCCACCAGAGCCGGTTTGACGCGGCCCATGCAGCCGACTGACCGCCCGGCAACGCACATTTCCACGCAGGGAAGCAGCCAGAGGTGGTCATTGACCGTCTCGCAGCCGGGGGCTGGCAGATGTAAAAAGTTCAGCAAATGTTCCGCTATGCCCTTGATGTCGGCATAATCCATGTCCGCTTCGGCATGGGGCCAGGCAACATCGTGCCGCGCGCCGTAAAGCAGGATGCCGAGCATGCCGGTTTCACGCGCCGCTGTGGGCAACTGCCCCTGTGCTGGCGCGGCGTCCGCATCCGTGTGTTCTTCAAAAATATGCGCCAGTTCAAAAAGGCGCAAGCCCTGGACGCCCTGGGCCAGATTGTTGCGCAGCGACTGAAGCAAGCTCGGCGCGAGCGATGTCCGCAGAACGTCCTGTTCCGCTGAAAGCGGATTGACTATGGAAATTCTGCCCTGCCGCGGCAGCCCGAGATGGTCAAGATCCTTATGGCCGACAAAGCTGTAGTTGACGGCTTCGTTAAGGCCGAGACCGGCACCCCAGTGCTTGACGCGCGACCGGAAAAAGTAGTCTGACCGGGACTGGCCCGCACGGTCAAGGCTTTTGCGCATCGGCGGCAAAACAGGGGGGATGGCGTCAAGCCCGTGCATGCGGCACACTTCTTCAATCAAATCCGCCTCACGGGTGAGGTCCGGTCGCCAGCTGGGCTGAGTGACCCGCCATACAGTTCCTTTATTGACGACGCAGCCAAGCAGCGTGAGGGCTGTTTCGCAAAATTCCCTGTTTAAGGTCACGCCAAGCAGGGCGTCGGCCTTTTCAGGCCGGAAGGCGATGGCAACAGGCGCAAAGGGTTTGGGTTCCGCCCTGGAAAGCCCCCTGCGCACCACGCCGCCGCCGAAGGCGGCCATCATGGCGCAGGCCCGGTCGAGCGCCCAGACGGTGCGCCGCTGATCAATGCCGCGCTCAAAACGGTAGGACGCTTCAGAAGAAAGCCCCAGACGCCGTGAAGTTTTGCGTATGCTCTCCGGCTTGAAGATAGCGCTTTCCAGAAAGACAGTTCGACTTGTCTGAGTTATTTCCGTATTCAGCCCGCCCATAACGCCGGCCAGACCCACAATGCGTTCCGCGTCGCAGATGCAGAGGTCGCGGTCGGTCAACACGCGTTCCTGACCGTCCAGTGTGGTGAATTTCGCGTTGTTTTGAGCAGTCTTGACAGCAATGCGGCCGCCTCTGAGCTTGTCCAGATCAAAAGCGTGCAGAGGCTGGCCGCATTCAAGCAGAATATAGTTTGTCACATCCACAATGTTTGAAATGGGTCGCACGCCCATGGCGTGCAGACGGCGGCGCACGCGCGCGGGGGATGGCGCCGCCCTGATATCGGCAATAATCCTGCCGGAATAAAGCCGGCAGAGATCCGCATCCTCTATGTCAATGGGCACAAGGGCTTCCGGCCGAGTTTTGTCTTCTGTGACGGGCAGTTCCTGAATGGTCACGGGCAGGTGAAACGCATTTGCCGTTTCCCGCGCAAGGCCCAGCACGGAAAGACAATCCGAACGGTTGGGCGTGATGGAAATGTCGAGCACCTCGGTGTCCAGATCAAGCGTGTCCACAAGCCGCGCGCCGGGGAGCGCGTCTTCGGGCAGCACCATAATGCCGCTGTGATCCTCCGTCATGCCCAGCTCGCGCTCGGAACAGATCATGCCGAAGGAAGGCGCGCCGCGCAGTTTTGCTTTTCTGATCACAGTGCCGTCAGGCAGGCGCGCGCCGACAAGGGCAACAGGAACTTTTTGCCCGGCCGCAACATTGGGCGCACCGCAGACGATATCCAGAAGTTCTTCCTGCCCCGCGTTGACTTTGCACAGATGCAGATGGTCTGATTCAGGATGCTTCACACATGCCGTGACCTCGCCGACAATAATGGCGCTGATGGCCGCATAAGGGCGCAGAATATCCTTAAGTTCCAGCCCGAGCATTGTCAGCCTGTCGCCCAGCGCTTCGGCGCTGCCCTCGTAAGGCGTAAATTCGCACAGCCACGCAAGAGAAAGCAACATACGCCATTCCTGTTAATCTATCGCAGTTATTGAAACGTCCACAGCGGAGAGCTTTTGTCCGGGTTCGGCAGCGGCCTGTCTGTCTCATTTGCATTGTAACCGCCGTACGCGCCGGGGCGCGGACGCTGACGCGGGGCTTTCTCAGCCGGTTTTACGTCGTCAATCGTGTTGCCGTAGGCGTCGGTATAGCCCCTGCCGCCTTCCGTCGTACGCGACGTGGAGTTGCCCGACAGGCCCCGCAACGGCTTTGGTCCGCCTGGGGGTTCAAGGCCTGAATGGCGGGGGCTGTACGCGGACGCCGCATAACTGTTTTGCGGCGCAGCAGTCGTCAGCGTCAGGCTCAGGCACAGTGCCGCGGCAAACAGCAGGCGTTGCATCATAGCAGTCATCTCAGGCAAATTGTCGTAAAAAACGTGCGTCGTTTTCAAAAAACATGCGCAGGTCGCCGATGCCGTACTTGAGCATGGCCACGCGCTCCACACCCAGCCCGAAGGCAAAGCCGCTCACTGCGTCAGAATACTTCACTGCGGCAAAAACCTCCGGATCAATCATGCCGCAGCCCAGTATCTCCACCCATCCCGTACCGTTGCAGACGCGGCAGGGTTCGTCTTTGTGACCGCCCCTGCCGCCGCACATGCAGCAGGAAATATCCACCTCTGCCGAGGGTTCGGTAAAGGGGAAAAAACTCGGACGGAAGCGCACCTCAGTGCCCGCTCCGAACACGCCGCGCACAAAGGCCGTCAGCGTGCCGCGCAAATGCGCCATGGTGACGCTTTCGCCCACCATCAGGCCCTCAATCTGGTGAAACATGGGGGTATGGGTCAAATCAGAATCGCGCCGGTACACCTTGCCCGGCACAATAACGGCAAGCGGCGGCGTGCGGGTAAGCATGGAGCGAACCTGCACGGGCGAGGTGTGCGTGCGCAGCAGCACCTTGTCCGAAATATAAAGCGTGTCCTGCATGTCCCTTGCCGGGTGGTCGGGCGGCATATTCAGGGCTTCAAAGTTGTAGTAGTCGTTTTCCACTTCCGGTCCGGAAGCCACCTCAAAACCCATCTCGGTAAAAATACCGCATACTTCCTCTGTCACCAGGGTGGTGGGATGCAGTGAGCCGCGCCACGGCGCGCGCGCCGGCAGGGAAGGATCAAAACGCTGCAGGGCGGCGGCTTCGCTCTGGAGCAAAAGCGCGCTCCTGCGCGCTTTAAAAAACGCGTTGCAGCGCTCCTTGACGCTGTTGGCAGCCTGACCGACGGCGGGTCTGTCTGCGGGAGCAAGAGAGGGCAGGCGGGACATGATCTGCGCAAGGCGTCCCTTGCGGCCCAGCACATCCACCCGAAGCACCTCCATATCTTCCGGCGAAAAGGCTTTTTGAAGGCCCGCTTCCAGTTCGACGAGCAGATTTTCCAGTGCTGTTACGAGATCCATGGGTTTCCTTCAACAAAAACACGGACGGCACGGTTCCAGCCGGCCACGCCGTCTTGCAGTCTGCAAAGGACAGAAAAAAAATTCAGAGTGCGTTATCGCAATGCGGCTTTTGCGAGTTCGGCCACACTCGCGAAATCATCTTTGTGGTACACAGCCATATCCGCCAGAATTTTGCGGTTCAGGGCAATGCCCGCCAGTTTCAGACCGTGCATGAAGCGGCTGTAGGAAAGACCGCTCAAACGCGAGCCGGCGTTGATGCGCAGAATCCAGAGCGCACGAAAATCGCGCTTACGGCGCTTGCGACCCACGAAGGCGTACTGCAGCGAACGTTCCACAGCCTCGCGGGCAGTGCGGTACAAACGACTGCGCCCTCCGCGAAATCCCTTGGCAGCGCTCAGATATTTCTTATGCCGCCGGTGTCCGGCAAGACCTCTCTTTACACGCATGCGCGTATCCTCCTTGTGCCCGACAAGGCGGAGGAAAGCCCGCCGGGTGGTGTGTCGTGATCAGCCGTTCGGCAGCATGCGCCGCACGGCCTTTTCATTGGCGATGTCCACCAGTGTGGCCTGACTAAGGCGCATTTTGCGGCCCGCGGCCTTTTTTGTCAGTATATGACGCAGATTCTGACGGCGGCGCTTGAATTTACCGCTGCCGGTCAGTTGAAAACGCTTGGCCGCGGCGCGCCTTGTTTTAATTTTCGGCATGACAGCCTCCTTAGAAAAACAGATAAAAACAACTGCGTTCTGTGTTCAAATTTCAGAAAGGGAAGAGCATGATGCTCTAAAACGCCGTGCGGCGCAAGAAATGAATTTTCATACCGCGCCGCGGCCTTATAGCGCACACTGCATTTCTATTTTTTGGGCACCAGAAGCATTTGCAGCATACGGCCTTCCGCGTGCGGCTCCTGATCCACCTTTGCCACGTCCGCGAGATCCCGCACGACGCGTTCAAGAATAATCAGGCCGCGATCCTTGTGCACAATTTCGCGTCCGCGAAAAAATACCGATATCTTGCATCGGTCGCCGTTTTCAAGAAAACGGCGTATATGGCGCAACTTGGTGTCATAATCGTGGTCGTCCGTCTTCGGGCGCACCTTGATTTCCTTGATCTGCACCACGGCCTGTTTTTTTCTGGCTTCCTGCTTCTTTTTCTGCTGTTCGTATTTGAACTTGCCGTAGTCCATAATACGACAGACAGGCGGCTCCGTTGTTGAGGCCACCTCGACGAGATCCATGCCCGCCTCTTTTGCCAAGGTGATGGCGTCGCCGCGCTGCAAAATCCCAAGTTGTTCTCCATCAAGGCCGATCACGCGCACTTCGCGCGCTCGTATCAGTTCATTGCGGCGCACGCTGTCCTGCGGCAGG contains the following coding sequences:
- a CDS encoding translation initiation factor IF-2; the protein is MMQRLLFAAALCLSLTLTTAAPQNSYAASAYSPRHSGLEPPGGPKPLRGLSGNSTSRTTEGGRGYTDAYGNTIDDVKPAEKAPRQRPRPGAYGGYNANETDRPLPNPDKSSPLWTFQ
- the pheS gene encoding phenylalanine--tRNA ligase subunit alpha; amino-acid sequence: MDLVTALENLLVELEAGLQKAFSPEDMEVLRVDVLGRKGRLAQIMSRLPSLAPADRPAVGQAANSVKERCNAFFKARRSALLLQSEAAALQRFDPSLPARAPWRGSLHPTTLVTEEVCGIFTEMGFEVASGPEVENDYYNFEALNMPPDHPARDMQDTLYISDKVLLRTHTSPVQVRSMLTRTPPLAVIVPGKVYRRDSDLTHTPMFHQIEGLMVGESVTMAHLRGTLTAFVRGVFGAGTEVRFRPSFFPFTEPSAEVDISCCMCGGRGGHKDEPCRVCNGTGWVEILGCGMIDPEVFAAVKYSDAVSGFAFGLGVERVAMLKYGIGDLRMFFENDARFLRQFA
- the rplT gene encoding 50S ribosomal protein L20, whose amino-acid sequence is MRVKRGLAGHRRHKKYLSAAKGFRGGRSRLYRTAREAVERSLQYAFVGRKRRKRDFRALWILRINAGSRLSGLSYSRFMHGLKLAGIALNRKILADMAVYHKDDFASVAELAKAALR
- the rpmI gene encoding 50S ribosomal protein L35 codes for the protein MPKIKTRRAAAKRFQLTGSGKFKRRRQNLRHILTKKAAGRKMRLSQATLVDIANEKAVRRMLPNG
- the infC gene encoding translation initiation factor IF-3 — translated: MASPNLRQRRDLPQDSVRRNELIRAREVRVIGLDGEQLGILQRGDAITLAKEAGMDLVEVASTTEPPVCRIMDYGKFKYEQQKKKQEARKKQAVVQIKEIKVRPKTDDHDYDTKLRHIRRFLENGDRCKISVFFRGREIVHKDRGLIILERVVRDLADVAKVDQEPHAEGRMLQMLLVPKK